A window of Verrucomicrobiota bacterium JB022 contains these coding sequences:
- a CDS encoding FAD-dependent oxidoreductase: MSDLTQHHANLGNTKTDRSTCIIIIGAVAGGASAAARARRLSERAEITLIERGPDVSFANCGLPYYIGGEIQDRSRLAVQTPQSLNELLNVDVQTRTEAVSIDRSAKTVRVRSLESGTERELPYDKLLLSPGASPIRPPLPGIDHPRIYTLRNLVDMDRIKTAAERAEAVTVIGAGFIGLEVAEQLVHLGKKVYIVELQPQVLAQIDREMVRPLESELTQNGVELVLGDGIKGFAEAGDRVKAQLNSGREIESDLVLLSIGVRPESQLAKAAGLELGPRGHIVVNEFQQTSDPDIYAVGDVVETLEPILGQRTAIPLGGPANRQGRTAADHILRPAQAQPYPGSIGTAIVRVFDLAAGVTGYTEARLKQQKVDYRTVTVTDYAHASYYPGAQHLTLKIVWEPKSGRLLGGQAVGAEGVDKRLDVLATAIRARLTIDDLCHLELSYAPPFGSAKDVLNIAGFAATNLRDGLSKPIDLQHLDGAQLVDVRPATLAELSPIPNAVNIPIGQLRSRLGELDRSHPVATICNLGKTSYFASRILAENGFDAYSVVGGAKVHLPKDAAKPQPATPVKANPAAHAASRDDEPTQRLDASGLACPGPIMRVKEAVDGLQPGQVLEVTVTDNGFLQDFPAFCRSQGHELLFVEKRDRQVVGRLRKAGPSAPVAGSPAKRNGTTLVVFSQDLDKALASLVIANGALAMGKEVTLFFTFWGLNVLRKEQMPAITGKSFMDKMFGWMMPRGVNRLPLSNMHMGGLGTALMKHRMAAKNLPNLPGLLGSAKLAGARLVACSMSMEAMGIREEELIDGVEIGGVADFLAATEDSSATLFV, encoded by the coding sequence ATGAGCGACCTAACCCAACATCACGCTAACCTTGGAAACACTAAGACAGACCGTTCTACCTGCATTATCATCATTGGAGCGGTGGCGGGCGGGGCCAGTGCCGCCGCGCGCGCCCGCCGCTTGTCGGAACGGGCGGAGATCACCCTGATTGAGCGGGGGCCGGATGTCTCGTTTGCCAACTGCGGCCTGCCCTACTACATCGGCGGCGAGATTCAGGACCGCAGCCGTCTGGCCGTCCAGACCCCGCAATCGCTGAACGAGTTGCTGAACGTGGACGTGCAGACGCGCACGGAGGCGGTGTCGATCGACCGCAGCGCGAAAACGGTGCGGGTGCGCAGCCTCGAAAGCGGCACTGAGCGCGAGCTGCCCTACGACAAGCTGCTGCTCTCCCCCGGCGCGAGCCCGATCCGACCGCCGCTGCCGGGCATCGACCATCCGCGGATCTATACACTGCGCAACCTCGTCGACATGGACCGGATCAAGACGGCGGCCGAGCGGGCAGAGGCGGTGACGGTGATCGGCGCGGGCTTCATCGGGCTGGAAGTGGCCGAGCAGCTCGTGCACCTCGGCAAGAAAGTCTACATTGTGGAACTGCAGCCGCAGGTGCTCGCCCAGATAGACCGCGAGATGGTGCGCCCGCTGGAAAGCGAGCTGACCCAAAACGGCGTCGAGCTGGTACTGGGCGACGGGATCAAGGGCTTTGCCGAGGCGGGCGACCGCGTGAAGGCGCAGCTCAACTCGGGCCGCGAAATCGAGAGCGACCTCGTCCTGCTCTCCATCGGGGTGCGCCCGGAGAGCCAGTTGGCCAAGGCGGCGGGGCTGGAGCTGGGGCCGCGCGGTCACATCGTGGTGAATGAATTTCAACAGACCTCCGACCCCGACATCTACGCGGTGGGCGATGTGGTCGAGACGCTGGAACCGATCCTCGGCCAGCGCACGGCCATTCCGCTCGGCGGTCCGGCTAATCGGCAGGGCCGCACGGCAGCCGACCATATCTTGCGCCCGGCGCAGGCACAGCCCTACCCCGGCTCGATCGGCACGGCCATCGTGCGCGTGTTCGACCTCGCCGCGGGTGTCACTGGCTATACGGAAGCACGCCTGAAGCAGCAGAAGGTCGACTACCGCACGGTGACGGTCACGGACTACGCCCACGCCAGCTATTACCCCGGCGCGCAACACCTGACGCTTAAGATCGTTTGGGAGCCGAAGAGTGGACGGCTGCTCGGCGGGCAGGCCGTCGGCGCGGAGGGGGTGGACAAGCGTCTCGACGTGCTCGCCACCGCCATCCGCGCACGCCTCACCATAGACGACCTTTGCCACCTCGAGCTGTCCTACGCGCCGCCCTTCGGCTCGGCCAAGGACGTGCTCAACATTGCGGGCTTTGCCGCCACCAACCTCCGCGACGGCCTGAGCAAGCCCATCGACCTCCAGCACCTCGATGGCGCACAACTGGTCGACGTGCGCCCGGCAACCTTGGCCGAGCTGAGCCCCATCCCCAATGCGGTCAACATCCCCATCGGGCAGCTCCGCTCGCGGCTGGGTGAATTGGACCGCAGCCACCCGGTGGCCACGATCTGCAACCTGGGCAAGACGAGCTATTTTGCCTCCCGCATCCTGGCCGAAAATGGCTTCGATGCCTACAGTGTGGTCGGCGGGGCCAAAGTCCACCTGCCCAAGGATGCCGCCAAGCCCCAACCAGCCACGCCCGTCAAAGCGAATCCGGCGGCTCACGCTGCCAGCCGCGACGACGAGCCGACCCAGCGCCTCGACGCCAGCGGTCTGGCCTGCCCGGGCCCGATCATGCGGGTGAAGGAGGCGGTCGACGGCCTGCAACCCGGCCAGGTGCTGGAGGTGACGGTGACGGACAACGGCTTCCTGCAGGACTTCCCGGCGTTCTGCCGCAGCCAAGGGCATGAGCTGCTTTTTGTGGAAAAGCGTGACCGCCAGGTGGTAGGCCGCTTGCGCAAGGCGGGGCCATCGGCTCCAGTTGCCGGGAGCCCAGCCAAGCGCAATGGCACGACGCTGGTCGTCTTTTCGCAAGACCTCGACAAGGCGCTGGCCTCGCTCGTGATCGCCAACGGCGCGCTCGCGATGGGCAAGGAGGTGACGCTGTTCTTCACCTTCTGGGGGCTCAACGTGCTGCGCAAGGAGCAGATGCCGGCCATCACAGGCAAGAGCTTCATGGACAAGATGTTTGGCTGGATGATGCCGCGCGGGGTCAACCGCCTACCGCTCTCCAATATGCATATGGGCGGCCTCGGCACCGCGCTGATGAAGCACCGTATGGCGGCGAAAAACCTGCCCAACCTGCCGGGGCTGCTCGGCTCGGCCAAGCTGGCCGGTGCGCGCCTCGTCGCTTGCTCCATGTCGATGGAAGCCATGGGCATCCGCGAGGAGGAGCTGATCGACGGAGTCGAAATCGGCGGCGTGGCGGACTTCCTCGCGGCAACTGAAGACAGCAGCGCCACGCTCTTTGTCTAG
- a CDS encoding metalloregulator ArsR/SmtB family transcription factor, giving the protein MTRTKANLFDAETTAMADFARAMSHPARIAILRRLMELGPQTAGQLVEALPLAQATVSQHLKALREAELVTATEEGPRVTYRLQGARIRHFCHAFQQALGTAGVPTEAMLACHV; this is encoded by the coding sequence ATGACGCGAACCAAGGCCAACCTGTTCGATGCCGAGACGACGGCGATGGCGGATTTTGCGCGGGCGATGAGTCACCCGGCGCGGATTGCCATTCTCCGGCGCTTGATGGAGCTGGGCCCGCAGACGGCGGGGCAGCTCGTGGAGGCGCTGCCGTTGGCCCAGGCTACCGTGTCGCAGCACCTCAAGGCCTTGCGCGAGGCAGAGCTGGTCACAGCGACCGAAGAGGGGCCGCGCGTCACCTATCGCCTGCAAGGGGCGCGCATCCGACACTTTTGCCACGCCTTTCAACAGGCGCTGGGCACGGCAGGCGTCCCGACGGAGGCCATGCTGGCCTGCCACGTTTAA
- the polX gene encoding DNA polymerase/3'-5' exonuclease PolX, which translates to MDARGIAEVLEEIGQLLELKGENPFKVRAYQNGARALESLEQDLCKLIDEGKLGEVKGIGKALVDKITALYRTGQLDLYDRLRAETPNGLLLMLEIPGFGPKKARKVHEVLGIASIEELTVACEDGRLAALPGMGDKTAQKLLKAIEMREKYNQRHLWEAAAAIALPLLEQLRARPEVERAEVAGSFRRRMETVGDLDFIAASDTPGPIMQWLAGHPDVAEVTAQGETKTSVRFATGLQADLRVVPPHQFPFALHHFTGSKDHNVAMRQRALARGLTLGEWGLFPVDEVEQAQQLAPRDRKSGVKATTEAELFAALDLAFIPPELREGRGEIEAAERGDLPRLIEPQDLKGAFHNHTTASDGRATLEEMTAAAEELGWDFLGIADHSKSSWQARGLEADRLLAQVEAIRELNASGRFRTRVLAGSEVDILTDGSLDFPDEVLNQLDYIVMSVHQSMNQEESIYTARVLKAIRHPLKVRKILGHMTGRLLLRREPSQVDHLKIIEAAAAEGVAIELNANPWRLDMDWRWWRLAQEKGVRCTINPDAHSTDGLAHVVDGVRVGRKGWLRPETVVNTWELPEILAWLERK; encoded by the coding sequence ATGGATGCACGTGGGATCGCCGAAGTGCTGGAGGAGATCGGCCAGCTGCTGGAGTTGAAGGGGGAGAACCCGTTCAAGGTCCGCGCTTACCAAAACGGGGCGCGGGCGCTCGAAAGCCTGGAGCAAGACCTCTGTAAGCTGATCGACGAGGGCAAGCTGGGGGAGGTCAAGGGTATCGGCAAGGCGTTGGTCGACAAGATCACCGCGCTCTACCGCACGGGGCAGCTTGATCTCTACGACCGCTTGCGCGCGGAGACGCCCAACGGCCTGCTTCTGATGCTGGAGATCCCCGGATTTGGGCCCAAGAAGGCACGCAAGGTCCACGAGGTGCTCGGCATCGCCAGCATCGAAGAGCTGACCGTGGCCTGCGAAGACGGGCGGCTGGCGGCCTTGCCCGGCATGGGCGACAAGACTGCGCAAAAGCTGCTCAAGGCCATCGAGATGCGCGAAAAATACAACCAGCGTCACCTCTGGGAGGCGGCAGCGGCGATTGCGCTGCCCTTGTTGGAGCAACTGCGCGCGCGGCCGGAGGTGGAGCGTGCGGAGGTGGCGGGCAGCTTCCGTCGGCGCATGGAAACGGTGGGCGACCTCGACTTCATCGCGGCGAGCGACACGCCGGGGCCGATCATGCAATGGCTGGCAGGGCACCCTGATGTGGCGGAGGTGACCGCGCAGGGCGAGACCAAGACCAGCGTGCGCTTCGCGACCGGCCTGCAGGCCGACTTGCGCGTGGTGCCCCCGCATCAGTTCCCCTTTGCGCTGCACCACTTTACCGGCTCCAAAGACCACAACGTGGCCATGCGCCAGCGCGCGCTTGCTCGTGGGCTGACTTTGGGCGAATGGGGCTTGTTCCCGGTCGACGAGGTCGAGCAGGCGCAGCAACTGGCCCCGCGCGACCGCAAATCGGGCGTCAAAGCCACGACGGAGGCGGAGTTGTTTGCCGCGCTCGACCTGGCCTTCATCCCGCCGGAGCTGCGCGAGGGCAGGGGAGAGATCGAGGCGGCCGAGCGGGGTGACCTGCCCCGGCTGATCGAGCCGCAAGACCTCAAAGGCGCGTTTCACAACCACACCACCGCCTCCGATGGTCGCGCGACGCTGGAGGAAATGACGGCGGCGGCGGAAGAGCTGGGGTGGGATTTCCTCGGCATTGCCGATCACTCCAAAAGCAGCTGGCAGGCGCGCGGGCTGGAGGCCGACCGCCTGCTCGCACAGGTCGAGGCCATCCGCGAGCTGAACGCCTCCGGGCGCTTTCGCACCCGCGTGCTGGCCGGGTCGGAGGTCGATATCCTGACCGATGGCTCGCTCGACTTCCCGGATGAGGTGCTCAACCAGCTCGACTACATCGTCATGTCGGTCCACCAGTCGATGAATCAGGAGGAGTCGATCTACACCGCGCGCGTGCTCAAGGCTATTCGCCACCCGCTGAAGGTTCGCAAGATCCTCGGCCACATGACGGGCCGCTTGTTGCTGCGCCGCGAACCCTCGCAGGTCGATCACCTGAAGATCATCGAAGCAGCGGCGGCCGAAGGCGTCGCGATCGAGCTGAACGCTAACCCCTGGCGGCTGGATATGGACTGGCGCTGGTGGCGGCTGGCTCAGGAAAAGGGCGTGCGCTGCACGATCAACCCCGATGCCCACAGCACCGATGGCCTCGCTCACGTGGTGGACGGTGTGCGTGTGGGCCGCAAGGGCTGGTTGCGCCCTGAAACGGTGGTCAACACCTGGGAGCTGCCCGAAATCCTTGCCTGGCTGGAGCGAAAATAG
- a CDS encoding UDP-glucose 6-dehydrogenase, producing MAVKKICCIGAGYVGGPTMAKIAQKRPDIEVTVVDLNAARIAAWQTDDLPVFEPGLLEVVKEARGRNLFFSTEVDEKIAAADMIFISVNTPTKTYGIGAGRAADLRYIEGCARQIARVSKSDKIIVEKSTIPVRTAESIKKILSNADTEAKFQVLSNPEFLAEGTAMADLENPDRVLVGGERTEGGEAAIQELVSIYASWVPRDRVLTTNLWSSELSKLTANAFLAQRISSINSISALCEATGADVDEVAYAIGRDSRIGPKFLKASVGFGGSCFQKDILNLVYLCEFFGLPEVASYWQQVVAMNDWQRRRFSSRIVQTLFNTVSGKKIAILGFAFKKDTNDTRESSSISICQQLLEERASLAIYDPKVGPDQVFYDLGQEPTEKGGRSNSSIEVYEDVYAACKGAHAIAIMTEWDAFKADQLDYERIYRDMEKPAFLFDGRNIVDPKLLREIGFEAYSIGKPLPTSL from the coding sequence ATGGCTGTTAAGAAAATTTGTTGCATCGGGGCCGGCTATGTCGGCGGCCCGACCATGGCTAAGATCGCGCAAAAGCGTCCTGACATCGAAGTGACCGTCGTGGACCTCAATGCCGCCCGCATTGCGGCTTGGCAGACGGACGACCTGCCGGTTTTCGAGCCGGGCCTGCTCGAAGTGGTGAAGGAAGCGCGGGGCCGCAATCTGTTTTTCTCCACCGAGGTGGATGAGAAGATTGCCGCGGCCGACATGATTTTCATCTCCGTCAACACTCCGACGAAGACCTACGGGATCGGCGCCGGACGTGCCGCCGATCTGCGCTACATTGAAGGTTGCGCCCGTCAGATTGCCCGCGTCTCCAAGTCCGACAAGATCATCGTCGAGAAGTCGACCATCCCGGTGCGCACGGCCGAATCGATCAAGAAGATCCTTTCCAACGCCGATACGGAAGCAAAGTTCCAGGTGCTTTCCAACCCCGAGTTTTTGGCCGAAGGCACCGCCATGGCCGATCTGGAAAACCCGGACCGCGTGCTGGTGGGCGGCGAGCGCACCGAAGGCGGCGAAGCGGCGATCCAGGAGCTGGTGAGCATCTACGCCTCATGGGTGCCTCGCGACCGGGTCCTCACGACCAACCTCTGGAGTTCCGAGCTTTCCAAGCTGACCGCCAACGCCTTCCTGGCCCAGCGCATCAGCTCGATCAATTCCATTTCCGCGCTTTGCGAAGCCACCGGCGCCGACGTCGACGAAGTGGCGTATGCCATCGGGCGCGACAGCCGGATCGGCCCGAAGTTCCTCAAGGCCTCCGTCGGCTTTGGCGGTTCGTGCTTCCAGAAAGACATCCTCAACCTTGTTTACCTCTGTGAGTTCTTTGGCCTGCCCGAGGTGGCCAGCTATTGGCAGCAAGTTGTGGCGATGAACGACTGGCAGCGCCGCCGGTTCAGCTCGCGCATTGTGCAGACGCTCTTCAACACGGTCTCCGGCAAGAAGATCGCGATCCTTGGCTTTGCCTTCAAGAAGGACACCAACGATACCCGCGAATCCTCCTCGATCAGCATTTGCCAGCAGCTGCTGGAAGAGCGGGCTTCGCTTGCCATCTATGACCCCAAGGTCGGCCCAGACCAAGTGTTCTACGACTTGGGCCAAGAGCCGACGGAGAAGGGTGGCCGCAGCAATTCCAGCATCGAGGTTTATGAAGATGTGTATGCTGCCTGCAAGGGGGCTCACGCCATTGCCATTATGACAGAGTGGGATGCCTTCAAGGCGGATCAGCTTGATTACGAGCGTATCTACCGCGATATGGAAAAGCCTGCCTTCCTGTTCGATGGTCGTAACATCGTCGACCCGAAGCTCCTGCGCGAGATCGGTTTCGAAGCCTACTCGATTGGCAAGCCCTTGCCAACGAGCCTCTGA
- the cysC gene encoding adenylyl-sulfate kinase — translation MAEHIYPEFERMLRREDKERLLGQRGVVVWLYGLSGSGKSTVANAFERALHSRGKLTQILDGDNIRSGLNQNLGFSDEDRQENIRRIAEVSKLYLNTGIVTLCSFITPRRELRQLAKETVGQGDFVEVYVRASFETCAERDPKGLYAKVLRGEVAHFTGKDSLFEEPAEGDADLVLDTEAHSLEACVTQLDTFLQARGLI, via the coding sequence ATGGCTGAGCACATCTATCCCGAATTCGAGCGCATGTTGCGCCGTGAAGATAAAGAGCGCCTGCTGGGGCAGCGCGGCGTCGTGGTATGGCTCTACGGCCTCAGCGGCTCCGGCAAGAGCACGGTGGCGAATGCCTTCGAGCGTGCGCTGCACAGCCGTGGCAAGCTCACCCAGATCCTCGATGGTGACAATATCCGCAGCGGGCTGAACCAGAACCTCGGCTTTTCCGACGAAGACCGGCAGGAGAACATCCGCCGTATCGCCGAGGTCTCGAAGCTCTACCTCAATACCGGCATCGTCACGCTCTGCTCGTTCATCACCCCCCGTCGCGAGCTGCGCCAGCTGGCCAAGGAAACGGTGGGGCAGGGCGACTTCGTGGAAGTCTACGTGCGCGCCAGCTTCGAGACCTGCGCCGAGCGCGACCCGAAGGGCCTCTACGCCAAAGTCTTGCGGGGAGAAGTCGCCCACTTTACCGGTAAGGATTCGCTCTTTGAGGAACCTGCCGAGGGCGATGCCGACCTCGTGCTCGATACCGAAGCCCACTCACTTGAAGCCTGTGTCACGCAACTTGATACCTTTTTGCAGGCGCGCGGCCTAATCTAA
- the cysD gene encoding sulfate adenylyltransferase subunit CysD codes for MSLPNYRVNHLDHLESEAIFVLREVAAQFQKPTLLFSGGKDSICVAHLARKAFWPAKIPFTFMHVDTGHNFPETIEYRDFFCKELGATLLVASVEESIAKGRVQEEKGPNASRNALQTVTLLDAIEENRFDCAIGGARRDEEKARAKERFFSHRDDFGQWDPKNQRPELWNLFNGKYNPGEHFRVFPLSNWTEMDVWQYIKREKIPLPHLYFSHEREVVIRNGVILAVSEFVQPREDEKVEKRVVRFRTMGDATITGAVLSEAHDLDEVIAEVAAARVTERGNRADDKRSETSMEDRKRQGYF; via the coding sequence ATGTCGCTCCCTAATTACCGTGTTAACCACCTGGACCATCTGGAGTCCGAGGCTATCTTCGTATTGCGCGAGGTCGCGGCGCAGTTCCAGAAGCCGACGCTGCTCTTCAGCGGTGGCAAAGACTCGATCTGCGTGGCGCATCTCGCCCGCAAGGCTTTCTGGCCGGCCAAGATCCCGTTCACGTTTATGCACGTGGACACCGGGCACAACTTCCCGGAGACAATCGAGTATCGCGACTTTTTCTGCAAGGAGCTGGGCGCCACCCTGCTGGTGGCCAGCGTGGAGGAATCCATCGCCAAGGGCCGCGTGCAGGAAGAAAAGGGCCCCAATGCCAGCCGGAATGCGCTGCAGACGGTGACCCTCCTCGATGCGATCGAAGAAAACCGCTTCGACTGCGCCATCGGCGGCGCCCGCCGCGACGAGGAAAAGGCGCGCGCCAAGGAGCGCTTCTTCAGCCACCGCGACGATTTTGGCCAGTGGGATCCGAAGAACCAGCGCCCCGAGCTCTGGAACCTCTTCAACGGTAAGTATAACCCCGGCGAGCACTTCCGCGTCTTCCCCCTCTCTAACTGGACGGAGATGGACGTGTGGCAATACATCAAGCGCGAGAAAATCCCGCTGCCCCACCTCTACTTCTCCCACGAGCGCGAAGTCGTGATCCGCAACGGCGTGATCCTCGCCGTCTCCGAGTTTGTGCAGCCGCGCGAAGACGAGAAGGTCGAAAAGCGCGTCGTGCGCTTCCGCACCATGGGTGATGCCACCATCACCGGTGCCGTGTTGAGCGAGGCCCACGACCTCGACGAAGTCATCGCCGAAGTGGCCGCCGCCCGTGTGACCGAGCGGGGCAACCGCGCCGACGACAAGCGCTCCGAAACCTCGATGGAAGACCGCAAGCGTCAAGGCTACTTCTAA
- the cysN gene encoding sulfate adenylyltransferase subunit CysN, which yields MSDNYFDMELLRFTTAGSVDDGKSTLIGRLMFDTKTIFEDQLEAVERTSKQRGTEYTDLALLTDGLRAEREQGITIDVAYRYFATPRRKFIIADTPGHIQYTRNMVTGASTANLAIILIDARKGVVEQTCRHAFIASLLRIQHVVLCVNKMDLVDWKQEAFDKIVKDFKDFASRLDIPEISFIPISALMGDNVVEKSAKMPWYQGSTLLYHLETVYVGTDANHVDPRFPVQYVIRPFSNEWHDFRGYAGRVAGGVFRKGDDVVVLPSGFKSKIKGIHTYDGELEETFNPHSVAITLEDEIDISRGDMLVKENNQPTVSQDIDVMLCWFSEKQKLSPRGKYLLRHTGKEVKAVVQEIKYKVDVNTLHKIEQDTDLSLNEIGRVSLRTSAPLFFDSYRRNRLTGSIILVDPFTNETVAAGMIR from the coding sequence ATGAGCGATAATTATTTCGATATGGAGCTGCTCCGCTTTACCACGGCGGGCAGTGTGGACGACGGCAAAAGCACGCTGATCGGCCGACTGATGTTCGACACCAAGACGATCTTCGAAGACCAGCTCGAAGCCGTCGAACGCACCTCCAAGCAACGCGGCACCGAGTATACGGATCTCGCCCTCTTGACCGACGGCCTCCGCGCCGAACGCGAGCAGGGCATCACGATCGACGTCGCCTACCGCTATTTCGCGACCCCGCGCCGCAAGTTCATCATCGCGGACACCCCGGGGCACATCCAGTACACCCGTAACATGGTGACGGGGGCCTCGACCGCCAACCTCGCGATCATCCTCATCGATGCGCGCAAGGGCGTCGTCGAGCAGACCTGCCGCCACGCCTTCATCGCCAGCCTGCTGCGCATCCAGCACGTCGTGCTCTGCGTCAACAAGATGGACTTGGTGGACTGGAAGCAGGAAGCCTTCGACAAGATCGTCAAGGATTTCAAGGACTTTGCCTCGCGCCTCGACATCCCCGAAATCTCCTTCATCCCGATCAGCGCGCTGATGGGTGACAACGTGGTGGAGAAAAGCGCCAAGATGCCCTGGTATCAAGGCTCCACGCTGCTCTACCACCTGGAGACGGTCTACGTCGGCACCGATGCCAACCACGTCGACCCGCGTTTCCCTGTGCAGTATGTCATCCGCCCGTTTTCCAACGAGTGGCACGACTTCCGCGGCTACGCCGGCCGCGTCGCCGGTGGTGTCTTCCGCAAGGGCGACGATGTGGTGGTGCTCCCCAGTGGTTTCAAGTCCAAGATCAAGGGCATCCACACCTACGACGGCGAGCTGGAAGAGACGTTTAACCCGCACTCCGTCGCGATCACCCTCGAAGACGAGATCGACATCTCCCGCGGCGACATGCTGGTAAAGGAGAACAACCAGCCCACCGTATCGCAAGACATCGACGTGATGCTCTGCTGGTTCTCCGAAAAGCAAAAGCTGAGCCCGCGCGGCAAGTATCTCCTCCGCCACACCGGCAAGGAAGTGAAGGCCGTCGTGCAGGAGATCAAGTACAAGGTGGATGTGAACACCCTGCACAAGATCGAACAAGACACCGACCTCTCGCTCAACGAGATCGGCCGCGTCTCCCTGCGCACCTCCGCCCCGCTCTTCTTCGACAGCTACCGTCGTAACCGCTTGACCGGCAGCATCATCCTCGTCGACCCGTTCACCAACGAAACGGTCGCCGCAGGCATGATCCGCTAG
- a CDS encoding GDP-mannose 4,6-dehydratase: MSRYLVTGCAGFIGWKTAELLLADGHEVVGVDDFNAYYDQRLKTWRLQQLQRFPGFTCHEGDICDEGLIAKAFAQGPFEAVFHLAARAGVRYSMEAPKLYFEVNTLGLLTVLDAMRQSSGPRKIVIASTSSLYAGLPMPFTEDLPVNTPISPYAASKKAAEALAYSYHHLYGFDISVTRFFTVYGPAGRPDMSPLRFCHWIYHGTPLTIYGDGLQTRDFTYVDDIARGTVAASRPLGYEVINLGGGNEPVSLMDMIRVFEDVLGRKATLKHEPVNASDMRHTHADISKARRLLDWEPVVAPEEGFRLTAQWYLDNLTWLSDLKL, encoded by the coding sequence ATGAGTCGATACCTCGTTACGGGCTGTGCAGGCTTCATCGGTTGGAAAACCGCCGAGCTGCTGCTGGCCGATGGTCATGAAGTTGTGGGCGTCGATGACTTCAACGCCTACTACGACCAGCGCCTCAAGACCTGGCGGCTGCAGCAGTTGCAGCGCTTTCCCGGGTTTACTTGCCACGAGGGCGACATTTGCGACGAGGGCCTGATCGCCAAAGCCTTTGCGCAAGGGCCGTTCGAGGCCGTCTTCCACCTCGCGGCGCGGGCGGGCGTGCGCTACAGCATGGAAGCGCCCAAGCTCTACTTCGAAGTCAACACGCTCGGCCTGCTGACGGTGCTCGATGCGATGCGCCAGAGCTCGGGCCCGCGCAAGATCGTGATTGCCTCGACTTCTTCGCTCTATGCCGGGCTGCCCATGCCCTTCACCGAAGACCTGCCCGTCAACACCCCCATCTCGCCCTACGCGGCGTCGAAGAAAGCCGCCGAAGCCCTCGCTTACAGCTACCACCACCTTTACGGCTTCGACATCAGCGTCACCCGCTTCTTCACGGTTTATGGCCCGGCTGGTCGGCCCGACATGAGCCCTCTGCGCTTCTGCCACTGGATTTACCACGGCACCCCGCTCACCATTTACGGTGACGGGCTGCAGACGCGCGATTTCACCTATGTGGACGATATCGCGCGAGGTACTGTCGCGGCCTCTCGCCCCTTGGGCTACGAAGTGATCAACCTCGGCGGCGGTAACGAACCCGTCTCGCTGATGGACATGATCCGCGTCTTCGAAGACGTGCTCGGCCGCAAGGCCACGCTCAAGCATGAGCCTGTGAACGCCTCCGACATGCGTCACACCCATGCGGATATTTCGAAAGCCCGCCGCCTGCTCGATTGGGAACCGGTCGTGGCGCCGGAAGAAGGCTTCCGCCTTACCGCCCAATGGTATCTGGACAACCTGACCTGGCTTTCCGATCTCAAACTCTAG
- a CDS encoding SDR family oxidoreductase produces the protein MSLRILVTGGAGFLGSHLCDRLLREGNEVICLDNFFTGRKVNVQQHLGNPKFELIRHDVVDPFKFEVDQIYNLACPASPVHYQYNPVKTIKTSILGAHNCLGLAKRVKARVFQASTSEVYGDPTIHPQPESYRGNVNPIGIRACYDEGKRAAETMFFDYHRQSGVDIRVVRIFNTYGPRMLADDGRVVSNFIVQALRGEDITVYGEGSQTRSFCYVDDLIDGFVRLMNCENFTGPVNVGNPGEFTILQLAENVIRLTGSKSKIVYRPLPQDDPLQRQPDITLAREKLGWEPTIPLEEGLKHTIAYFKQNLGL, from the coding sequence ATGAGTCTCCGTATTCTCGTTACCGGCGGTGCCGGCTTCCTGGGTAGCCACCTTTGCGATCGCCTCTTGCGCGAAGGCAACGAAGTCATCTGCCTCGACAACTTCTTTACGGGCCGCAAGGTCAACGTGCAGCAGCACCTGGGCAATCCGAAGTTCGAGCTGATCCGCCACGACGTGGTGGACCCCTTCAAGTTTGAGGTCGATCAGATCTACAACCTGGCCTGCCCGGCCTCGCCCGTGCACTATCAGTACAATCCGGTCAAGACGATCAAGACCTCGATCCTCGGCGCCCACAACTGCCTGGGCCTCGCCAAGCGCGTGAAGGCCCGCGTCTTCCAAGCCTCCACCTCCGAAGTCTACGGCGACCCGACGATCCACCCGCAGCCCGAGAGTTACCGCGGCAACGTCAACCCCATCGGTATCCGCGCCTGCTACGACGAAGGCAAGCGCGCGGCGGAGACGATGTTCTTCGACTACCACCGCCAAAGCGGTGTCGACATCCGCGTGGTGCGCATTTTCAACACCTACGGCCCCCGCATGCTGGCCGACGACGGTCGCGTGGTCTCCAACTTCATCGTGCAGGCCCTGCGCGGCGAAGACATCACCGTCTACGGCGAAGGTAGCCAGACCCGCTCGTTCTGCTATGTCGACGACCTGATCGACGGCTTCGTGCGCCTGATGAACTGCGAGAATTTCACCGGCCCCGTCAACGTCGGCAACCCCGGCGAATTCACGATCCTGCAGCTCGCCGAAAACGTGATCCGCCTCACCGGCAGCAAGAGCAAGATCGTCTACCGCCCCCTGCCGCAAGACGACCCGCTCCAGCGCCAGCCCGACATCACCCTCGCCCGGGAAAAGCTCGGCTGGGAGCCCACCATCCCGCTCGAAGAAGGCCTCAAGCACACCATCGCCTACTTCAAGCAAAACCTCGGCCTGTAA